In Labrys wisconsinensis, a single genomic region encodes these proteins:
- a CDS encoding SDR family oxidoreductase, translating into MDPNRLKGKNVLITGGAQGMGAAIGEYYAAQGANVCLGDVNVALADEVADRINGAGNGRAIAVKLDVTKRADNAAAVAATVETFGSINVALFNAGINKPLMFLDITEENWDAIMNVNAKGMLLGMQEAARQFIKQGRENGPYKIINVGSIVSRQAFLDVVPYSASKHAVLALINGGAKALVQHNITVNGYGPGVVRTELWEQLDRDLVKIGMFEKEGQSMDHLAKTMILMKRYSYPNDVVGTAAFLASPESDYMTGQLIMIDGGMIMQ; encoded by the coding sequence ATGGATCCGAACCGTCTCAAAGGCAAGAACGTCCTGATCACGGGCGGTGCGCAGGGCATGGGTGCCGCGATCGGCGAGTACTATGCCGCGCAGGGTGCCAACGTTTGCCTCGGTGACGTCAACGTGGCGCTCGCGGACGAGGTGGCCGACCGGATCAATGGCGCCGGCAACGGGCGCGCCATCGCCGTCAAGCTCGACGTCACCAAGCGGGCGGACAACGCTGCCGCCGTCGCCGCCACCGTCGAGACATTCGGCTCCATCAATGTCGCGCTCTTCAACGCCGGCATCAACAAGCCATTGATGTTCCTCGACATCACGGAAGAGAACTGGGATGCCATCATGAACGTCAACGCCAAGGGCATGCTCCTCGGCATGCAGGAGGCGGCCAGGCAATTCATCAAGCAGGGCCGGGAGAACGGGCCCTACAAGATCATCAACGTCGGTTCGATCGTCTCCCGCCAGGCCTTCCTCGACGTCGTGCCCTATTCGGCTTCCAAGCACGCGGTCCTGGCCCTGATCAACGGCGGAGCCAAGGCGCTCGTCCAGCACAACATCACAGTCAACGGCTATGGCCCGGGTGTCGTGCGCACCGAGCTGTGGGAACAGCTCGACAGGGATCTCGTGAAGATCGGCATGTTCGAGAAGGAAGGCCAGTCGATGGATCACCTCGCCAAGACGATGATCCTGATGAAGCGCTACTCCTATCCGAACGACGTCGTCGGCACCGCGGCGTTCCTGGCAAGCCCCGAGTCCGACTACATGACTGGCCAGCTCATCATGATCGACGGCGGCATGATCATGCAGTGA
- a CDS encoding ABC transporter substrate-binding protein yields the protein MAAHLIRHHIEGKSVTQTSLLAASGVPYATAMRRLKDLSAAGFVEMRARTRAGKGVSLHPSARLIESWTRLAQRVRRIALQNFGDKSSIAVRDFYFGGSYMHGHSIQTPRALAEPLTLAGGLRILVHGDPTFMVMENLKRQFELIIGCKIHQRAFSIDRLREEALRNVERKASRYDIIAVDLPWLGEFVAKGVLAPLDEIMDIGRLDPPDFHTAGWRATHWAGRPYGVPSQTTPELLFYRKDLFAEAGLEPPQTVEGVLRAARILHKPAQGRYGIAWNAARGTALGHTFMMTCADFGQPILNLEPIAGGFDADRLDRDGLRITIDTDGGLEAAEYLRSLLSFSPPDILSMSWYERIRPYAAGKVALAYGYTLLAPYFELNPNSPAYGQTGYLPHPSGQRDGHPIAPVGGYMLGIPANIAPERRNEAVEALIAFTSPEAQKLYVVNGSRTAPRYSVGSDPEVRSLSSIFEAVDAMSWRDELQFWPRPPVPEISDVIQICGEEMHDMLRGLIPPRQALRRAQERADQLTQNRSSS from the coding sequence ATGGCTGCACACCTCATCCGACATCACATCGAAGGGAAATCCGTCACCCAGACCTCGCTGCTGGCGGCTTCCGGCGTGCCCTATGCCACCGCGATGCGGCGGCTCAAGGATCTCTCCGCGGCAGGCTTCGTGGAGATGCGCGCCCGGACGCGGGCTGGCAAGGGCGTGTCGCTGCATCCGAGCGCCCGTCTGATCGAGTCGTGGACGCGCCTGGCGCAACGCGTTCGGCGCATCGCCCTGCAGAACTTCGGCGACAAGTCGAGCATCGCCGTGCGCGACTTCTATTTCGGCGGCTCCTACATGCACGGGCACTCGATCCAGACGCCGCGCGCGCTGGCCGAGCCGCTGACGCTCGCAGGTGGCCTGCGCATCCTCGTCCATGGCGATCCGACGTTCATGGTCATGGAGAACCTCAAGCGTCAATTCGAGCTGATCATCGGATGCAAGATCCATCAGCGCGCCTTCTCGATCGATCGTCTGCGCGAGGAAGCCCTGCGCAACGTCGAACGCAAGGCGAGCCGCTACGACATCATCGCCGTCGACCTGCCCTGGCTCGGCGAATTCGTGGCCAAGGGCGTGCTCGCGCCGCTCGACGAGATCATGGATATCGGCCGGCTCGACCCTCCCGACTTCCACACTGCGGGTTGGCGGGCGACGCATTGGGCGGGCAGACCGTATGGCGTGCCGAGCCAGACCACGCCTGAGCTCCTGTTCTATCGAAAAGACCTGTTCGCGGAGGCGGGGCTCGAGCCGCCCCAGACGGTCGAGGGGGTCTTGCGGGCCGCTCGGATCCTGCACAAGCCAGCCCAAGGGCGCTACGGGATCGCGTGGAATGCGGCGCGCGGCACGGCCCTCGGCCATACGTTCATGATGACGTGCGCCGATTTCGGGCAGCCGATCCTGAACCTCGAGCCGATCGCCGGCGGGTTCGACGCCGATCGGCTGGATCGCGACGGATTGCGGATCACCATCGACACGGACGGTGGCTTGGAGGCGGCCGAATATCTGCGAAGCCTCCTGTCGTTTTCGCCGCCGGATATTCTGTCGATGTCGTGGTACGAGCGGATCCGCCCCTATGCGGCGGGCAAGGTGGCGTTGGCCTACGGCTATACGCTGCTCGCGCCATATTTCGAGCTCAACCCCAATTCCCCGGCCTATGGCCAGACGGGGTATTTGCCGCACCCGTCCGGCCAGCGCGACGGCCATCCCATCGCGCCGGTGGGCGGCTATATGCTCGGCATCCCCGCCAACATCGCGCCGGAGCGCAGGAACGAGGCCGTCGAGGCGCTTATCGCCTTCACCTCGCCGGAGGCACAGAAGCTCTACGTCGTCAACGGAAGCCGGACGGCCCCTCGCTATTCGGTCGGCTCCGATCCGGAAGTGCGGAGCCTGTCGAGCATCTTCGAGGCCGTCGACGCGATGTCCTGGCGCGACGAATTGCAGTTCTGGCCCCGGCCGCCGGTGCCCGAGATCTCTGACGTCATTCAGATCTGCGGTGAGGAGATGCACGACATGCTGCGTGGCCTGATCCCGCCCAGGCAGGCGCTCAGAAGGGCCCAGGAGAGGGCCGATCAACTCACGCAAAACAGATCTTCAAGCTAG
- a CDS encoding sugar ABC transporter substrate-binding protein, whose protein sequence is MPKTSKWVSAAAALAIVGTASAAHADKIKIGITQNNVGVDSYQTTYEKAFKAAAAKNPDVETVVLDAGGDVARQIGQMQDLIQQKVDVIIIWPTDGKAVVPVVRKAHQAGIPVVVTNSNIAADGLGFIAAFSGPNNIQQGASAAELMCEALGGKGQIVQISGQPGYTTAIEREKGFEDQLAKTCPGVKILETQPGDWNREKSQRVMEAFLVKYDKIDGVYSGDDNMGVGALNAAKAANRAAGIKFVGATNFAVGYDAMAKGEYYGSIYQSPVDDAEAALATAIAVKQGKTVPKLNYFETPKITKANMDKFTKPVF, encoded by the coding sequence ATGCCTAAGACGAGCAAATGGGTCTCGGCCGCCGCAGCTCTCGCGATTGTCGGGACGGCCAGTGCCGCGCACGCCGACAAGATCAAGATCGGCATCACGCAGAACAATGTCGGCGTCGACAGCTACCAGACCACGTACGAGAAGGCATTCAAGGCGGCGGCCGCGAAGAACCCCGACGTCGAGACCGTCGTGCTCGACGCCGGCGGCGACGTCGCTCGTCAGATCGGCCAGATGCAGGATCTCATCCAGCAGAAGGTCGACGTCATCATCATCTGGCCGACGGACGGCAAAGCGGTCGTCCCGGTCGTGCGCAAGGCACACCAGGCGGGCATCCCGGTCGTGGTGACCAATTCGAACATCGCCGCCGACGGCCTCGGCTTCATCGCCGCCTTCTCCGGCCCCAACAACATCCAGCAGGGCGCCTCTGCGGCCGAGCTGATGTGCGAAGCGCTCGGCGGCAAGGGCCAGATCGTCCAGATCTCGGGCCAGCCGGGCTATACCACCGCCATCGAGCGCGAGAAGGGCTTCGAGGACCAGCTCGCCAAGACCTGCCCCGGCGTGAAGATCCTCGAGACACAGCCCGGCGACTGGAATCGCGAGAAGTCGCAGCGCGTGATGGAAGCCTTCCTGGTGAAGTACGACAAGATCGACGGCGTCTACTCGGGCGACGACAACATGGGTGTCGGCGCCTTGAACGCCGCGAAGGCCGCGAACCGGGCAGCCGGCATCAAGTTCGTCGGCGCCACGAACTTCGCCGTCGGCTACGACGCCATGGCGAAGGGCGAATATTACGGCTCGATCTACCAGTCGCCGGTCGATGATGCCGAGGCCGCCCTGGCAACAGCGATTGCCGTCAAGCAAGGCAAGACGGTTCCGAAGCTGAACTACTTCGAGACCCCGAAGATCACCAAGGCCAATATGGACAAATTCACCAAGCCGGTGTTCTGA